From one Spiroplasma endosymbiont of Lasioglossum villosulum genomic stretch:
- a CDS encoding PTS sugar transporter subunit IIB: MIKILLTCSAGMSTLRLEANMKEYIKELNLDYEVKALGATEAKASFAKGEKWDVVLLGPQVSYMKNDFTNIIGNAALNVIPAAVYAMVQGKETLELAMSLLEIKK, from the coding sequence ATGATAAAGATATTACTTACGTGTTCAGCTGGTATGAGCACTTTAAGACTAGAAGCAAATATGAAAGAGTATATTAAAGAGTTAAATTTAGATTATGAAGTGAAAGCATTAGGTGCTACTGAAGCAAAAGCATCTTTTGCTAAAGGTGAAAAATGGGATGTTGTTTTATTAGGACCACAAGTAAGTTATATGAAAAATGATTTTACTAATATTATTGGAAATGCTGCTCTTAATGTTATTCCAGCAGCAGTTTATGCGATGGTTCAAGGTAAAGAAACGTTAGAATTAGCAATGAGTTTATTAGAAATTAAAAAATAA
- a CDS encoding PTS lactose/cellobiose transporter subunit IIA, producing MSIKEKEKSSNIDFEKISLEIISSAGKAKFLAIEAITLAKEAQFETALKMIDEANDNITKALQSHMSVIVEEGKGYQLPFSVLFMHSEDHLLTTQMMIEISKEFINLYQFINRKK from the coding sequence ATGAGCATTAAAGAAAAAGAGAAAAGTAGTAATATTGATTTTGAAAAAATTTCACTTGAAATAATTTCTTCTGCTGGAAAAGCAAAATTTTTAGCAATAGAAGCAATTACTCTCGCTAAGGAAGCACAATTTGAAACAGCATTAAAAATGATTGATGAAGCAAATGATAATATTACTAAAGCTTTGCAATCACATATGAGCGTCATTGTTGAAGAAGGTAAAGGTTATCAATTACCTTTTTCAGTATTGTTTATGCATTCTGAAGATCATTTGTTAACAACACAAATGATGATTGAAATTAGTAAAGAATTTATTAATTTATATCAATTTATAAACAGAAAAAAATAA
- the uvrB gene encoding excinuclease ABC subunit UvrB, with protein sequence MFKLKAPYKPTGDQPEAIRKLVVAIKNNIKYQVLLGATGTGKTFTMANVIAQVQKPTLILVHNKTLAMQLYGELKTFFPENRVEYFVSYFDFYQPEAYLPKTDTYIDKNSKQNQEIEMLRLSALNGLSISKDVIVVASVAAIYGEQEPTAYKDNFFELRKGQKINRKDLLLRLIKNGYVRNDITLEPGSFSAKGDLIKLAPSWNDQFYLRISLFGDEIEEIARIDTLGANVLERFSFITIFPAQNYITSKNRVDQAIIKITEELKITLAQLRKNNMLVEAQRLEQRTEHDLESLKEFGICSGIENYSRHLENREVGSAPYTLIDFFPDDFLTIIDESHMTLPQIRGMYNTDRSRKETLVKYGFRLPSALDNRPLNFNEFSNKLKQVIYTSATPADYELALIKNEVEPFNVPVQQIIRPTGLLDPTIEIKPTKNQMEDIINQIKLRTKNNERVFITTLTIRMAEELSNFLQEQKIKVAYIHNELKTLERTKVLLDLRKGVFDVIVGINLLREGLDVPEVSLICILDADKSGFLRNTKSLIQTIGRAARNVNGHVILYGDIKTEAMTQAIEETQRRREIQLAYNKKHNIVPVTVKKPLSEIVSTRELDVDLKILNSSKGKTKIAAKTKIIADLRVEMLQAAKDLNFEKAASLRDLILSIESEK encoded by the coding sequence ATGTTTAAATTAAAAGCACCTTATAAACCAACAGGTGATCAACCCGAAGCAATTAGAAAATTAGTAGTAGCTATTAAAAATAATATTAAATACCAAGTATTATTGGGAGCCACTGGTACGGGTAAAACTTTTACAATGGCCAATGTTATTGCGCAAGTGCAAAAACCAACTTTAATTTTAGTACATAATAAAACATTAGCTATGCAATTATATGGAGAATTGAAAACTTTTTTTCCTGAAAATCGCGTTGAATATTTTGTCTCATATTTTGATTTTTATCAACCTGAGGCATATTTACCAAAAACCGATACTTATATTGATAAAAATTCTAAACAAAATCAAGAAATTGAAATGTTAAGATTAAGTGCTTTAAATGGTTTATCTATTAGTAAAGATGTTATTGTTGTGGCATCGGTAGCAGCAATTTATGGTGAACAAGAACCAACAGCATATAAAGATAACTTTTTTGAATTGAGAAAAGGACAAAAAATTAATAGAAAAGATTTATTATTAAGACTAATTAAAAATGGATATGTACGTAATGATATTACATTAGAACCGGGTAGTTTTAGTGCAAAAGGTGATTTAATAAAGTTAGCTCCATCTTGAAATGATCAATTTTATTTAAGAATTAGTTTATTTGGTGATGAAATTGAAGAAATAGCACGTATTGATACATTAGGCGCTAATGTTTTAGAGCGTTTTTCCTTTATTACAATTTTTCCTGCGCAAAATTATATTACTAGTAAAAATCGTGTTGATCAGGCAATTATTAAAATTACTGAAGAGTTAAAAATAACATTAGCACAACTAAGAAAAAATAATATGTTAGTAGAAGCGCAAAGATTAGAACAAAGAACAGAACATGATCTAGAATCCTTAAAAGAATTTGGTATTTGTAGTGGTATTGAAAATTATTCTCGTCATTTAGAAAATAGAGAAGTGGGTTCAGCACCATATACTTTAATTGATTTTTTTCCAGATGATTTTTTAACAATTATTGATGAATCTCATATGACATTACCGCAAATTAGAGGAATGTATAATACTGATCGTAGCAGAAAAGAAACATTAGTAAAATATGGCTTTCGTTTACCTAGTGCTTTGGATAATCGTCCTTTAAATTTTAATGAATTTTCTAATAAGTTAAAGCAAGTTATTTATACTTCAGCAACTCCTGCTGATTATGAATTAGCATTAATTAAAAATGAAGTTGAGCCTTTTAATGTACCAGTTCAACAAATTATTCGTCCCACAGGTTTATTAGATCCAACAATTGAAATTAAACCAACTAAAAATCAAATGGAAGATATTATTAATCAAATAAAATTACGAACAAAAAATAATGAAAGAGTATTTATTACTACTTTAACAATTAGAATGGCAGAAGAATTATCAAATTTTTTACAAGAACAAAAAATTAAAGTTGCTTATATTCATAATGAATTAAAAACATTAGAACGTACTAAAGTTTTGTTAGATTTAAGAAAAGGTGTTTTTGATGTTATTGTTGGTATTAATTTATTACGTGAAGGATTAGACGTACCAGAAGTATCATTAATCTGTATTTTGGATGCTGATAAATCTGGTTTTTTACGTAATACTAAATCATTAATCCAAACTATTGGTCGCGCAGCACGAAATGTTAATGGTCATGTTATACTATATGGAGATATTAAGACAGAGGCAATGACACAAGCAATTGAAGAAACGCAAAGAAGAAGAGAAATTCAACTTGCTTATAATAAAAAACATAATATAGTACCAGTTACTGTTAAAAAACCGTTGAGTGAAATCGTAAGTACTAGAGAATTAGATGTTGATTTAAAAATTTTAAATTCAAGTAAAGGTAAAACAAAAATAGCTGCTAAAACAAAGATAATTGCTGATTTAAGAGTTGAAATGTTACAAGCAGCTAAAGATTTAAATTTTGAAAAGGCAGCTTCACTTCGTGATTTAATTTTGAGTATTGAAAGTGAAAAATAA
- a CDS encoding CatB-related O-acetyltransferase translates to MTDKAQKGILISPNTKINPHIPTIFLIKNYITKPKIFIGDYTYYHDFNGEQAAIDFENKNIIYHFPNMINDELIIGKFCSIAQGVLFIMNGGNHNYCAVSTFPLPLFYKSLNLSEVTEKDKLDKFPIKSPTVIENDVWIGHDVTILRGVTIGNGTVIAAKSVVTKNVPPYAIVGGNPAKIIKYRFSKKIVQKLQNIKWWDWSIEKIIENSDLLKQNFDNKILQKLVKESNSLNAKL, encoded by the coding sequence TTGACCGATAAAGCACAAAAAGGTATTTTGATAAGTCCAAATACTAAAATTAATCCTCATATACCAACAATATTTTTAATAAAAAATTATATTACTAAACCTAAAATTTTTATTGGTGATTATACTTATTATCATGATTTTAATGGTGAGCAAGCAGCTATTGATTTTGAAAATAAAAATATAATTTATCATTTTCCAAATATGATAAATGATGAATTAATTATTGGTAAATTTTGTTCAATTGCACAAGGTGTTTTATTTATAATGAATGGTGGCAATCATAATTATTGTGCAGTTTCAACATTTCCTTTACCATTATTTTATAAATCATTAAATTTATCAGAAGTTACAGAAAAAGATAAATTAGATAAATTTCCGATTAAATCACCAACAGTGATAGAAAATGATGTTTGAATTGGTCATGATGTGACAATCTTAAGAGGGGTAACTATTGGTAATGGGACAGTAATTGCAGCTAAAAGTGTAGTTACAAAAAATGTGCCTCCTTATGCTATTGTTGGTGGTAATCCTGCTAAAATTATAAAATATCGTTTTTCTAAAAAAATAGTTCAAAAATTACAAAATATAAAGTGATGAGATTGATCTATTGAAAAGATTATTGAAAATTCAGATTTGTTAAAACAAAATTTTGATAATAAAATATTACAAAAACTTGTAAAAGAAAGTAATAGTTTAAATGCTAAATTGTAA
- a CDS encoding IS30 family transposase, which produces MSYKHLGIDERIYIENQLKFKFKISEIAKNLNRSISTIIREINRNKDNNHYFSLIAQNKAENRKQSHISFHKFKNKNLVKYVQQKLLLGWSPEQIYGRIKNFHKEWVISFKTIYTWIYFGMLDKVTSKNLRRKGKKRKSKENRGKFNGKSIKERDINVNDRITLGHWEGDTIVSSRGKSKSCLITLVERVSRFTLAILVKNRTTKVINKNVSYYLSILPKNIVKTITFDRGKEFSNWQQLEKNLDIKIYFANPYSPWQRGTNENTNGLIREKFPKKFIFSKTNKNEVHKFILSLNQRPRKILNYLSPIEYLDRKII; this is translated from the coding sequence ATGAGTTATAAACATCTTGGCATAGATGAAAGGATTTATATTGAGAATCAATTGAAATTTAAATTTAAAATTAGTGAAATAGCTAAAAATCTTAATCGAAGTATTAGTACTATTATTCGAGAAATTAATAGAAATAAAGATAATAATCATTATTTTTCATTAATTGCACAAAATAAAGCTGAAAATCGAAAACAATCACATATTAGTTTTCATAAGTTTAAAAATAAGAATTTAGTAAAATATGTACAACAAAAATTACTATTAGGTTGATCACCTGAACAAATTTATGGCAGAATTAAAAATTTTCATAAAGAGTGAGTTATTAGTTTTAAAACAATTTATACTTGAATTTATTTTGGAATGCTTGATAAAGTTACTAGTAAAAATTTAAGAAGAAAAGGTAAAAAACGAAAATCTAAAGAAAATCGTGGCAAGTTTAATGGTAAATCAATTAAAGAACGAGATATAAATGTTAATGATCGTATAACACTTGGTCATTGAGAAGGAGATACTATAGTATCATCACGAGGTAAAAGCAAATCATGTTTAATAACTTTAGTTGAAAGAGTATCACGATTTACTTTAGCAATATTAGTTAAAAACAGAACTACTAAAGTTATTAATAAAAATGTTAGTTATTATTTATCAATTCTTCCTAAAAACATTGTTAAAACTATTACTTTTGATCGTGGCAAAGAATTTTCAAATTGACAACAACTTGAAAAAAATTTAGATATAAAAATTTATTTTGCCAATCCATATTCACCTTGACAAAGAGGTACTAATGAAAATACTAATGGTTTAATTAGAGAAAAATTTCCTAAAAAATTTATTTTTTCAAAAACTAATAAAAATGAAGTTCATAAATTTATATTGTCTTTAAACCAAAGACCAAGAAAAATACTAAATTATCTTTCACCAATCGAATATTTGGATAGAAAAATAATTTAG
- a CDS encoding methylated-DNA--[protein]-cysteine S-methyltransferase has protein sequence MKKYGYLTTKIGLIEIIVVAEQVVKVSFVNTRQVAKDSSNIVVVNCLKQLAMYFDKKLSDFNLPIALKGTPFQELVWSKTCTIQFGTTLTYQELAQKIGYPKASRAVGSALSKNPLAIIVPCHRVVNKNKNIVNYLYGAHIKNFLLAQESK, from the coding sequence ATGAAAAAATATGGTTATTTAACTACTAAAATAGGTTTAATTGAAATCATAGTAGTTGCAGAACAAGTAGTAAAAGTTAGTTTCGTTAATACTCGTCAAGTTGCTAAGGATAGTAGTAATATAGTGGTAGTTAATTGTTTAAAACAACTAGCAATGTATTTTGATAAAAAATTAAGTGATTTTAACTTACCAATAGCTTTAAAAGGAACTCCTTTTCAAGAATTAGTATGGAGTAAAACTTGTACTATTCAATTTGGGACAACTTTAACTTATCAAGAATTAGCGCAAAAAATAGGTTATCCAAAAGCAAGTAGGGCAGTGGGTTCGGCTTTAAGTAAAAATCCATTAGCAATTATTGTTCCTTGTCATCGAGTTGTTAATAAAAATAAGAATATTGTTAATTATCTTTATGGTGCCCATATTAAAAATTTTTTATTAGCACAAGAAAGTAAATAA
- a CDS encoding APC family permease — protein MKLKKKYSFWVILMMAISATVGSSVLISFGQVAFQSGFNPILMICAWILGGILILPEMLLLAETAISFPGNGSAYYWLKKANWMACSFWLGWILVLMVSATAVASATLALGNIIGTLAHITNQWLIKLFGILILFALAIVQIFIKNSSGKTQIIFTILKGLPITFVLFIAMIYGNTDSFNSEIVQKDLSKIFLATYVLLPATTMTLFAYSGIEAITYVTEEVENPRKNVLWVLIIATGLIIFLYLILLIALLTINEPLLWLDENKGFSNVWYYAIINNPNIPRVLAYIFSGLAILLFVGSLNAFLLYQSRLIFKMSEEKDLFKFFQKTTKRTNMPWAAMLLLIFATLIYILWNQLYEVTNYFIIAISFLKLIVNSVIIFLRRKHPDYQKIFNNFWFYFFIIIGYLGAIIAIVGSFLAMYYYGTQNNNMWALWNSLILIAVMLAGYPVYYIKNYVVKIVNNFKNQKKDNQS, from the coding sequence ATGAAATTAAAAAAGAAGTATTCGTTTTGAGTAATATTAATGATGGCAATTTCTGCCACAGTTGGATCATCAGTACTAATTTCATTTGGACAAGTAGCATTTCAAAGTGGATTTAATCCGATTTTAATGATATGTGCCTGAATTTTAGGTGGTATTTTAATTTTGCCAGAAATGTTATTACTAGCAGAAACTGCTATTTCTTTTCCGGGAAATGGAAGTGCTTATTATTGATTAAAAAAAGCAAATTGAATGGCTTGTTCGTTTTGATTGGGATGGATTTTAGTTTTAATGGTTAGTGCTACTGCCGTTGCTTCTGCTACTTTAGCATTAGGTAATATTATCGGTACTTTAGCTCATATTACTAACCAATGGTTGATAAAATTATTTGGAATTTTAATTTTATTTGCATTAGCTATAGTCCAAATATTTATTAAAAATAGTTCTGGAAAAACACAAATTATTTTTACAATTTTAAAAGGATTACCAATTACTTTTGTTTTATTTATTGCTATGATTTATGGAAATACAGATAGTTTTAATAGTGAAATAGTTCAAAAAGATTTATCAAAAATTTTTCTTGCAACTTATGTTTTATTACCAGCTACAACAATGACACTATTTGCCTATTCAGGAATTGAAGCAATAACTTATGTTACTGAAGAAGTAGAAAATCCAAGAAAAAATGTACTTTGAGTTTTAATTATTGCAACAGGACTAATTATTTTTTTATATTTAATACTATTAATTGCTTTGTTAACTATTAATGAACCACTTTTATGATTAGATGAAAATAAAGGATTTAGTAACGTTTGATATTATGCTATTATCAATAATCCTAATATTCCTCGCGTTTTAGCTTATATTTTTTCAGGACTAGCAATTTTATTATTTGTTGGTTCACTAAATGCATTTCTGCTTTATCAATCACGTTTAATTTTTAAAATGAGTGAAGAAAAAGATTTGTTTAAATTTTTTCAAAAAACAACTAAAAGAACTAATATGCCATGAGCTGCTATGCTACTATTAATATTTGCTACTTTAATTTATATTTTATGAAATCAATTGTATGAAGTAACTAATTACTTTATTATTGCTATTAGTTTTTTAAAATTAATTGTTAATTCAGTCATTATCTTTTTAAGGCGCAAACATCCAGACTATCAAAAGATTTTTAATAATTTTTGATTTTATTTTTTCATTATTATTGGTTATTTAGGAGCAATAATTGCTATTGTTGGATCATTTTTAGCAATGTATTATTATGGTACACAAAATAATAATATGTGAGCATTATGAAATTCACTAATTTTAATTGCTGTTATGTTAGCAGGATATCCTGTTTACTATATTAAAAATTATGTAGTTAAAATTGTTAACAATTTTAAAAATCAAAAAAAAGATAATCAATCATAA
- a CDS encoding alpha/beta hydrolase, giving the protein MTVINTSVNQKILLTGYKRFCYSFSKILLVILLFPFVYFYSKKYQKQFLEFCFSYQKEGKFKINNEQTVDINSFNYHQYDCQIKNLNKYGYPIDWKKENYQEFTIKNDNNQNISCLTVIQKKKSDKWVIGFHGWTENKYLALRLVSWFYEEGYNILTFDSVAHGKTDGQYSDIGLTCAENINCLINWIKDNYQISSIGLIGNSMGASTINYYLFNYKVTNLINWAITDCGFSNLLVQFRYVMQYRYKKPWWLISNSLTKRYQKFTNTNILEYDLLKKSKTGFQVPTLLIHGKKDNFVPFFMANVIHNYQVKLHYKNYDYLFLENIGHIETLPNAYQTYINKIKSFINTYEIKK; this is encoded by the coding sequence ATGACAGTAATCAACACATCTGTGAATCAAAAAATTTTATTAACTGGTTATAAAAGATTTTGTTATTCTTTTAGCAAAATTTTATTAGTTATTCTATTATTTCCTTTTGTTTATTTTTATTCAAAAAAATATCAAAAACAATTTTTAGAATTTTGCTTTTCTTATCAAAAAGAAGGTAAATTTAAAATAAATAACGAACAAACAGTTGATATTAATAGTTTTAATTATCATCAATATGATTGTCAAATTAAAAATCTTAATAAATATGGCTATCCAATTGATTGAAAAAAAGAAAATTATCAAGAATTTACCATTAAAAATGATAATAATCAAAACATTAGTTGTCTAACTGTCATTCAAAAAAAGAAAAGTGATAAATGAGTTATTGGTTTTCATGGTTGAACAGAAAATAAATATTTAGCATTAAGATTAGTCTCATGATTTTATGAAGAAGGATACAATATTTTAACTTTTGATAGTGTTGCTCACGGTAAAACTGATGGCCAATATAGTGACATTGGTCTTACTTGTGCTGAAAATATTAACTGTTTAATTAATTGAATAAAAGATAATTATCAAATTAGCAGTATTGGTTTAATTGGTAATAGTATGGGTGCATCAACAATTAATTATTATTTATTTAATTATAAAGTAACCAATTTAATTAACTGGGCAATTACTGATTGTGGATTCTCTAATCTACTTGTTCAATTTCGTTACGTCATGCAATATCGCTATAAAAAACCTTGATGATTAATTAGTAATAGTTTAACAAAAAGATATCAAAAATTTACAAATACAAATATTTTAGAATATGATTTATTAAAAAAAAGCAAAACAGGTTTTCAAGTTCCTACTTTATTAATTCACGGTAAAAAAGATAATTTTGTCCCATTTTTCATGGCTAATGTCATTCATAATTATCAAGTTAAACTCCATTATAAAAATTATGATTATTTATTTTTGGAAAATATTGGTCATATTGAAACCTTACCAAATGCTTATCAAACTTATATTAATAAAATAAAAAGTTTTATCAATACATACGAAATAAAAAAATAG
- the uvrA gene encoding excinuclease ABC subunit UvrA, protein MTDNQKYITVKGAREHNLKNVNIKIPKYKLVVITGVSGSGKSSLAFNTIYAEGRRRYVESLSAYARQFLGNSEKPDVDAIDGLAPAISIDQKTTSNNPRSTVGTVTEIYDYLRLLYARIGTPYCNKGHGPISTQTLKEMVNKIKTLEDNTNIEILAPVINAKKGSHQDLLAKLKQENFLRVKINNKIYSLDEPIELNKSLRHDIDIVIDRIKFTNDDNTISRIHDALEVALNHSNGLAKVILSQTNETWLFSQKYACKICGFSIPSLEPRLFSFNAPSGACFDCKGLGVKLEVDEELLMPDLKLSINDGGIEYYKNLVGTSNLEWQKLKVLCYHYLIDLNQPLKNLTKTQLNYIMRGSDEAITFSIISANGRKYPNHDYIEGIATLIERRFLETTSDFARDYYRKFMSERTCLTCQGTRLNEFALAVKIKDENNKEMNISHYTNLDIEESLTFMLNIKLLAYQQEIAKLILVEIINRLSFLTNVGLGYLNLSRMAQTLSGGESQRIRLATQIGSQLTGVLYVLDEPSIGLHQRDNVKLIETLKQMRDLDNTLLVVEHDEDTMWAADWLIDIGPKAGIYGGEVIAEGTPQQVANNPNSITGKYLNGEKFIALPKSRRSGNGKVIEIQEAQANNLRKINVKLPLGKFICVTGVSGSGKSTLVNDILYTSIQKYLGLKGQRLGKHKAIKGIEFIDKIVAISQEPIGRTPRSNPATYTSVFDDIRDLFTQIPEAKIRGYAKGRFSFNVPGGRCERCSGDGVIKIAMHFLPDVYVTCEICEGKRYNSETLQVKYKGKNIYDVLELPVDLALTFFANHPKIHKKLAMIQEVGLGYVKLGQPATELSGGEAQRVKLAKELQKRATGKTMYILDEPTTGLHVDDIKRLIEVLNKIVNHGDTVVVIEHNLEVIKVADYIIDLGPEGGKFGGEIIATGTPEQVITNPKSYTGQYLKEVINRDLNRK, encoded by the coding sequence ATGACAGATAATCAAAAATATATTACTGTTAAAGGTGCACGTGAACATAATTTAAAAAATGTTAATATTAAAATTCCAAAGTATAAGTTAGTAGTTATTACTGGTGTCTCAGGAAGTGGTAAATCATCATTAGCTTTTAATACAATTTATGCAGAAGGAAGGCGAAGATATGTTGAATCACTTTCAGCCTATGCTCGTCAATTTTTAGGAAACAGTGAAAAACCTGATGTTGATGCTATTGATGGTTTAGCACCAGCAATTTCTATTGATCAAAAAACTACAAGTAATAATCCTCGCAGTACTGTTGGTACTGTTACTGAAATTTATGATTATTTGCGTTTACTTTATGCACGAATTGGAACTCCTTATTGTAATAAGGGTCATGGTCCAATTAGCACGCAAACTTTAAAAGAAATGGTTAATAAAATTAAAACGTTAGAAGATAATACTAATATTGAAATTTTAGCACCAGTTATTAATGCTAAAAAAGGTAGTCATCAAGATTTATTAGCAAAATTAAAACAAGAAAATTTTTTGCGAGTTAAAATTAATAATAAAATATATAGTTTAGATGAACCAATTGAATTGAATAAATCATTACGTCATGATATTGATATTGTTATTGATCGTATTAAATTTACCAATGATGATAATACTATTTCACGAATTCATGATGCTTTAGAAGTTGCTTTAAATCATAGTAATGGTTTAGCAAAGGTTATTTTATCGCAAACAAATGAAACGTGATTATTTTCTCAAAAATATGCTTGTAAAATTTGTGGATTTTCAATTCCCAGTTTAGAACCGCGTTTATTTTCTTTTAATGCACCAAGTGGAGCGTGTTTTGATTGTAAAGGCTTGGGAGTAAAATTAGAAGTTGACGAAGAATTATTAATGCCAGATTTAAAACTATCAATTAATGATGGTGGCATTGAGTATTATAAAAACTTAGTTGGTACTAGTAATTTAGAATGACAAAAATTAAAAGTTCTTTGTTATCATTATTTAATTGATTTGAATCAGCCATTAAAAAATTTAACAAAAACACAACTTAATTATATTATGCGTGGTAGTGATGAAGCCATTACTTTCAGTATTATTTCGGCAAATGGTCGTAAATATCCTAATCATGATTATATTGAAGGCATTGCCACTTTAATTGAAAGACGTTTTTTAGAAACAACTAGTGATTTTGCCCGTGATTATTATCGTAAATTTATGAGTGAACGCACTTGTTTAACTTGTCAAGGAACAAGATTAAATGAATTTGCATTGGCAGTTAAAATTAAAGATGAAAATAATAAAGAAATGAATATTAGTCATTATACTAATTTAGACATCGAAGAAAGTTTAACATTTATGTTAAATATTAAATTATTAGCTTATCAACAAGAAATTGCTAAATTAATATTAGTAGAAATCATTAATCGTTTAAGTTTTTTAACTAATGTTGGTTTAGGTTATTTAAACTTATCACGAATGGCACAAACTTTATCTGGTGGTGAATCACAACGAATTCGATTAGCAACTCAAATTGGTTCACAATTAACGGGAGTATTGTATGTTCTTGATGAACCTTCAATTGGTTTACATCAACGTGATAATGTTAAGTTAATTGAAACTTTAAAACAAATGCGAGATCTTGATAATACATTATTAGTAGTAGAACACGATGAAGATACAATGTGAGCAGCAGATTGATTAATTGATATTGGTCCAAAAGCCGGAATTTATGGTGGTGAAGTAATTGCTGAAGGTACACCACAGCAAGTTGCTAATAATCCTAATTCAATTACTGGAAAATATTTAAATGGTGAAAAATTTATTGCGTTACCTAAATCAAGAAGAAGTGGTAATGGTAAAGTTATTGAAATTCAAGAAGCACAAGCTAATAATTTACGTAAAATAAATGTTAAATTACCTTTAGGTAAATTTATTTGTGTTACTGGTGTTTCAGGAAGTGGTAAATCAACGCTTGTTAATGATATTTTATATACTAGTATTCAAAAGTATTTGGGTTTAAAGGGACAACGACTAGGAAAACATAAAGCAATAAAAGGGATTGAATTTATTGATAAAATTGTTGCTATTTCGCAAGAACCAATTGGCAGAACACCAAGGAGTAATCCGGCTACTTATACTTCAGTTTTTGATGATATTCGTGATTTATTTACACAAATACCAGAAGCAAAAATTAGAGGATATGCTAAAGGTAGATTTTCATTTAATGTACCAGGAGGAAGATGTGAACGTTGTTCTGGCGATGGTGTTATTAAAATTGCGATGCATTTTTTACCAGATGTTTATGTAACTTGCGAAATTTGTGAAGGAAAACGTTATAATAGTGAAACATTACAAGTTAAATATAAAGGTAAAAATATTTATGATGTACTAGAACTGCCTGTTGATTTAGCATTAACTTTTTTTGCTAATCATCCAAAAATCCATAAAAAATTAGCAATGATACAAGAAGTGGGATTAGGATACGTAAAATTAGGGCAACCTGCTACTGAATTATCTGGTGGTGAAGCACAAAGAGTGAAGCTAGCTAAAGAATTACAAAAACGTGCTACTGGCAAAACTATGTATATTTTAGATGAACCAACTACTGGTTTACACGTTGATGATATTAAAAGGTTAATTGAAGTTTTAAATAAAATCGTTAATCATGGTGATACTGTTGTTGTAATTGAACATAACTTAGAAGTTATTAAAGTTGCTGATTACATTATTGATCTAGGACCTGAGGGTGGTAAATTTGGTGGTGAAATCATTGCTACAGGAACACCAGAACAAGTAATAACAAATCCTAAGTCTTATACTGGACAATATTTAAAAGAAGTTATTAATCGCGATTTGAATAGAAAATAA